In Actinomadura luteofluorescens, the sequence CCGCGCGGTGGTGTCCGCATCCCACAACGAGGTGCTCGTCGAGCTGTACGCGGACCTCGGACAGGTGATCCGTCAGTCGCTGCACGAGCATTTCAGCGCCGGGCTGCAGCCTGACGGCTACATGGACCACGCTCGCCTGCTCGAGGCGATCCGCAGCTCGGCAGCGGATACGGCGGCCGCCGAGGCGGCTTCCCACACTTCCGGTTGCCGCCCGTACGCTGAACGGCCCTCGAAGAACGGCTGACCAGTCTGATACGAGAGCTTCTGACTTTTTACACGCGGTGGGGAACGTTGCGTGCGAGAAGGCGGAAGGGTTTCTGGGGCTATCGCCGCAGACGGGAGCGGAGGCTCGGCGGCTTCTGCCACCACTTCCGATTATTCTCAGGAGGCGGGTGGTGCGGCGTGGAATTCAGCCTGTTGCCCATCCAGTCGCCGTGCGGGGTGATGACGGCGAAGCGGGCGCCCGCAGGATCGGTCATGAACGCCATGCGCCCCATCGCCACTTGCTCCTCGTCGGTCGGGCCAAAACGGATGCTGGCGCCCAACTCCGCGGCCCGGCTGACCGTGGCGTCGCAGTCCTCGACCCAGATCCAGGGGAACCAGTGGGGCGGGTAACCCGTCGGAAACGAGTCATCCATCTCGATCACGCTTGCGACCACGTGCCCGCCGGCCTTCCAGGCGGTGACGGGGCGGTCGCGGAAACGGCGCTCCACGGCCTGCCAGCCGAACACCTGCTCGTAGAACATGCGCGCCTGCCCGGGCCGACGACAGGCGAGCTCCACCCAGCAGACGGCGGAGGGCTCATCGATGACTGCGGCACCGTGAAGCCGCCGGGGCTGCACGACGGCGAAATCGGCCCCCTCGCGGTCGCCGAACATCGCGAGCTGTTCGAGATCCGCGACATCGATGAGGTCGGACAGCACTTGACCTCCAGCGTCCGCCACCGCCTGCCCGGTGGTCTGCAGATCGCCGGCACGGAAGTAGCAGAGCCAGGACGGGTACTGCGCACTGTCGGCGAGCGGCTGCATCCCGAGCACCTCCGGGCCCAGGTCGCCAAGAGTGAACATGGACAGGTCGGTCAGGCCTGGGATCGTCACGTCATAGACGCCCCACCCGAACAGCTCACAGTAAAATTCTTTGGACCCCTCCACGTCGGGGCTGGCCAACTCAATCCATGCCGGCCACCCTGGCGGGTACTCCGTAATATCCGGCATATCAGCATCACCTTTCCAGCCACTTTATGCCAATGACTGTCAGATGATTAAACAAAGCCGGGGTATCGATAAGCTAAATTTCGCGCAAATGTGTTGCCAAATAGCCCTGTAGGCCTTTGCGTTCCAGGACGGTAGGCAGTCCGAGGCTCCCAAAGAGGTGGCCGCGCACTGGCGGCAGAGGTTCTCTCCACGAACCCGAGCGGGCCCTGTCAACCCCGCAGCTCGGCCCGGGAGCCGGACGAGGGCCGCGAGTCCTTGGTCCGTGACAGCAGCATCGGATGGTCGCGCGGGTGGCACCGGTTCGGAGTCGGCTCAGCGGGTCGGGAGACACGCCCGCTCGCGGCGACCTCGTCCCGCGCAACCGCCCAACGGACGAACTGCGCTCTGACGGCCATCTGGGTACCCGGCCGATGATGCTCGCTCACGGATGATCGGGGGCGGTTCGCGGGCCCCGGTAGGGCAGGGTCTGGCTGTAGACGACGTTGGTCGTGGTGCTGCCGAACTGGGCGAGTTCGTCGACGATCCGTTCGAGGTGGGCCATGGAGCCCGCCGCCACCTTCAGGGTGTAGCAGTCCTCGCCGGTGGTGCGCAGGCATTCGAGGATCTCCAGGCGCTCGCCGAGCAGGCGGCGCAGCGGCTCGTGCCGGCTGCCGGGGTACTTCAGGCGGACGACGGCCAGCACGGCGAATCCGACCTTCGCCAGATCGATGTCGGCTCGGTATCCGGTGATGACCCCCAGCGCCTCCAACCGCCTGACCCGTTCGGTGGTCGCCGAGGCGCTGAGATTCACCCGGCGGCCCAGCTCGGTGAGGGGAACGCGGCCGTCCTGCTGGATCTCCGCCAGGATCGACCAGTCGGTTACGTCCAGATCCTCGGTCATTCGCCGAATGTACCGGTAGGTTCACGGTGATGACGGTCGAGCACCGTGAGCACCGCCTTCAGAAACAAGTGATCAACTGGATAGCGTCGTTCTGTGCACATTGGGGTGAATGTTCCGAACTTCGGGCCGGGGACGGCTCCGGCCGTGTTGCGGCGCTGGGCGCAGACCGTGGAGGCGCTCGGTTACGACCTGTTGATGATCTCCGACCACGTGGTGGTGACGCCCGACGTCGCCGAGCAGTATCCGGCTCCGTTCTACGAGCCGTTCACCACCCTCGCGTGGCTGGCCGGTGTCACCGAACGGGTCGCGCTCGGCACCTCGGTGCTCATCGTGCCGTACCGGCATCCCCTCCTCATGGCCCGGATGGCGGCGAACCTCAATCGGTTCAGCGACGGCCGGCTGGTGCTCG encodes:
- a CDS encoding VOC family protein codes for the protein MASPDVEGSKEFYCELFGWGVYDVTIPGLTDLSMFTLGDLGPEVLGMQPLADSAQYPSWLCYFRAGDLQTTGQAVADAGGQVLSDLIDVADLEQLAMFGDREGADFAVVQPRRLHGAAVIDEPSAVCWVELACRRPGQARMFYEQVFGWQAVERRFRDRPVTAWKAGGHVVASVIEMDDSFPTGYPPHWFPWIWVEDCDATVSRAAELGASIRFGPTDEEQVAMGRMAFMTDPAGARFAVITPHGDWMGNRLNSTPHHPPPENNRKWWQKPPSLRSRLRR
- a CDS encoding Lrp/AsnC family transcriptional regulator; translated protein: MTEDLDVTDWSILAEIQQDGRVPLTELGRRVNLSASATTERVRRLEALGVITGYRADIDLAKVGFAVLAVVRLKYPGSRHEPLRRLLGERLEILECLRTTGEDCYTLKVAAGSMAHLERIVDELAQFGSTTTNVVYSQTLPYRGPRTAPDHP